A genomic window from Peromyscus maniculatus bairdii isolate BWxNUB_F1_BW_parent chromosome 1, HU_Pman_BW_mat_3.1, whole genome shotgun sequence includes:
- the Apoc2 gene encoding apolipoprotein C-II codes for MGSRVLLALFLVLLVLGYEVQGSQQLQQDDPGSPALLDKMQESISGYWTFAKAAAEDLYQKSYLTSVDEKLRDMYSKSSAAMSTYAGIFTDQLLTLLKGE; via the exons ATGGGCTCCCGGGTCCTCCTGGCTCTcttccttgttctcctggtgctGGGATATG AGGTCCAAGGGTCCCAGCAGCTCCAGCAGGATGATCCAGGCAGCCCAGCTCTGCTGGACAAGATGCAGGAGTCCATCTCCGGTTACTGGACCTTTGCTAAGGCGGCTGCTGAAGACCTGTACCAGAAATCATACCTGACCAGTGTGGATGAGAAACTCAG GGACATGTACAGCAAAAGCTCGGCAGCCATGAGCACTTACGCGGGCATTTTTACGGACCAGCTCCTTACTCTGCTAAAGGGCGAGTGA